The Pseudanabaena yagii GIHE-NHR1 genome segment TTTTGCTTCGGACATCAGCATTGTGCCAAGATAAAAGGTCTTGGCGTACTTTGCCGTGATGCAACGACAAATCTCGTAGGCTTCCTCCAGACTGACTGGCTGACGCATTCCCATCGGCTTAGGCACTGACGACAGATGGATTTGACTGGTTTTGGTTAGAGGTTCGACCAAGGACTTTACTTCCAGAAGATTGACTTGCTTTTTGATTTGAGCTTTGACTTGCTTTATGGATTTCCTGTGCTGTTAGCTTACCAGAAAGTACCGCCCCTTCCATACTCCCAAAAAAGGGCTGTGCTGTATAGCTACCTGACAAAAAGAAATTAGCGATCGGTGTGGCTTGACTAGGACGGAATTGCTCGCGTCCGGGGGTTGCTGTATAAATCGATCGCGGAGTCTTGACAACATGGGACTTTAAGACTTTGGCGGGACTGGGGAGATGCTGCGGAAATAGTTTGGCAAGCTCGTTTAGGGTTGCTTCGACGATTTCACTATTGGGGCGATCAATCCAATCGGCAGCAGGGGCAAATACTAGCTCTAGCATCGATTTGTCAGGGTCGGCATATTCCTTGCAGGAGTTACTCATGTCGGAGTAAACACTTAGCAGGGGCGATCGCGAAAATAGGGTGTGATCAATATCGGTAAGCTTGCGATCGAACCAGATCTGCACGCTGATTACGGGTACGCCTTCAAGATTGTCTAGCTGTTTAAAATAGGGCAAGCCTTGCCAAGGATCAGGAATATAGTTCTTAAATGCGTCTACTGACATTGCGGAAACGTAAGCATCGGCAAGGATTTCGCGACTGGGTGAACCATCTGTGCCTTGGACGATTAATTTTTCTACATTACCTTCGGCATCAGTGACGATTTCCTTGAGAGCTACGCCTGTATGAACTTCGCCGCCTTTTGCCACGACATAATCAACGATGGGCTGGCAGAGACGTTCAGGGGGTGCGCCATCGAGATAGGCAATTTTCGAGCCGTCCTTTTGTTGCAAAAACTTGTTGAGAGCGCGGAGGGGAATCGTTGCCGAAATCACATCGGGATCGATAAATTTGAGGGATTTGCAAACGGCAATAAAAATATCAGTAGTAATGTCCTTACCGATGCCGCGCATTTCTAGCCATTCCTCAAAGGTATATTTGTCCATCGAGACAACGTAGTCATCGCCACGAATAATTGCAGGAATTAGCCCGATCGCAAACCTTATTTTCTGCTCCCAAGTGAGCATATCGTTGTTGCGAAGAATCGAGACAATGATATTAAAGGGTGAGGGGATGTCGGGTACATCAAACCATGACAGTACCCCCGGCTTTTCAGGTTGATTAAAAATTAAAGCATGGCGTTTCCATTGCAGGCGATCGAGGATATTTAGCTCACCCATCAGTTGCAACATATTGGGATAAGCCCCAAAAAAGTTATGTAGCCCCGTTTCGATCCAGTCGCCATCGGCATCCTTCCATGCTGCTACTAAGCCGCCAAGAACGTTACTGCGCTCTAGCAAAATCGGCTGATGTCCTAAATCCACCAAATACTTGGCACAGGATAATCCTGCTAACCCTCCTCCAGCGATCGCCACGCGCATATTGCTCTAGTACCTGTACGTTTAATTTTTTTGATTACTTAAATCCATCTTACTTTGCAAAGCTTAATAATTTACTAATTTTTTGTCTAAACTGGGGCAAATCTAAAGAGAGGAATAGTAGTGCTTCGCACTACTATTCCTCTCTAAGCAAAACTTTTATAGCTACTCCCTTCCCGTTGTGCCGCAACGGCTAATCCTTCACTGGCAAGGGAGTATGATGTTTAGTAATCTCATGTGGAGATACAACTATGGTCATTATTTCTGGTCAGCGTTTGCCAACTGCCGAAGAACTGCCTCACAGTGACGATACCCCCGTGGATAACGAGCTTCAAAATCATATTCCCAATCTTTTATTAAATATTCTGCTCAGTATTTGGGGCGATCGCCAAGATTGGTTCTTCGGTGTGGATATGGCGGTGTATTACGACCCCAATAAACCGCAGATTGTCCCTGACGGCTTTTTGGCAATGGGTGTACCTCGAAATACAGGCGATCGCGGTCGTCTGAGTTATTTAGTATGGCAAGAACAATATGTCTTACCAAAATTGGTACTAGAAGTTGTCTCTGAAAAATACAATGGCGAATATGAGAAAAAGCTAGAGGACTATCAAAGTATTGGGGTGCTTTACTATGTGATTTACAATCCCTTAGCGGGAAAGCAATCAAGATATAAGCAACGCCAACCTTTAGAGGTTTATCAACTGGTCAATCAAAAATATCAGCTATTAACAGGTAATCCTGTATGGCTGCCTGAGATTGGTTTGGCGATCGGTTATGAACACGCTGATCATGCCAACTGGGAACGGGAATGGTTATTTTGGTATGACGAAACAGGACAAAGATATTTAACTGATCGCGAGAAGATCGCGGCAGCGGAATCAACAATTTTGGCAATGTGGGAAGCAAATGAGCAGGAACGCCAAGCTAATGAGCAAGAGCGTCAAGCTAAGGAAAAGTTAGAAAATTATCTCAGGTCAATGGGGATTAACCCTGACGACATCTGATGATAGAGCTGCTTCGCACCTCTATCATCAACGGCATATATATTGAGGGTGCAAACCACTGTAAACTACAGAAATTAGATTTACAGTCTTTTAGTCATTTTTAGCCATTATGGTAAAAAGTCTCGTTGATTCCCCTGAGCTATCTCCCAAGACATCTCGCAAGCTATGGATGGCGGCGATTAAATTACCAATGTATAGCGTAGCGATCGTGCCGATCGCCACGGGTACAGCGATCGCCTATCGCGATACTGGGGCAATTAACTGGAGTATTTTTTTGACCTTTTTGGTTTCCGCCATTTTGATTTTGGTCTGGGAAAATCTCTGTAATGACGTATTTGACGCGGAGACGGGGATTGATGTCAATAAGGCGCATTCGGTGGTCAATCTCACGGGCAAGAAAAATGTAATTTTTGCGATCGCCAATATTTGCTTACTTGCGGGAATTAGTGGCGTATTGGCGATTTCATGGCTACAGCAGGATTTATTTGTGGTCAGCGCGATCGCCATTTGTTGTTTTCTGGGCTATATCTACCAAGGCCCCCCCTTTCGCTTGGGCTACCAAGGCTTAGGCGAAATTTTATGCTTTTTTGCCTTTGGGCCTTTGGGTGTTTCGGCAGCCTATTACAGTCAAGCTAAGTCTTGGTCAGTTGGTTCCCTTGCTGCTGCGATCATTGTCGGGATTATCACCAGTTTGATTTTGTTCTGCTCCCATTTCAATCAAGTTGCCGATGATCTAGCGGCAGGCAAAAAATCTCCTGTGGTAAGACTAGGAACGAAGCGATCGGCTCAGCTTTTACCTTGGCTCTGTGGGGTGATTTATGCAATTACGATCGCGGCGATCATTTGCAACTTTTTCCCCATCTGGACAGCGATCGTGTTAGTCAGCTTACCGATCGCTTGGAATTTATGTACCTTCATTGGCGAGAATCATGATCAAGCCGATCTATTACTAAATTGTCGATTTATCGCAGTGGCTTTACATTTTGTCGTTGGCTCAGGGCTGAGTATTAGCTTAATTTTTTAGCAAAAGCGGTACGTTGTAACGCACTAGAAAATTAAAGATAGGCGGCGCGAAGCGTCGCCTATCTTTGTTTATGAGTTTCTCCATTTGAGGAACTCAAACCAAATGACGCTGGCGATACCTGATAGGAGGGCGATCGCTAAATCTTCAAATTGCAGATAGGAAAACTGGAAGAGTTGCCTTAAAAAAGGAACGTATAGGATTAATCCCAGAAATACGATCGCGCCACTAATAATCCACCAGATTGAAGCATTAGGAACTTTCATCGTACTGAGAATCGTTCTTGTCCATGAGCGATTGGTGAGAATCATCGCAAGGTTAGACACAATCAAGGTGGTAAAGACCAAGCCTCTTGCACCACAGGCTCCTGCACTACATAAGACAACATCAGGGGCAAATTTGCCGTGATAATTGGCGATCGCATAGACAATTACCAACACTACTAAGACGCTCAATCCTTGAAATAGAGATAACCATAATGTGCGCCGATCAAAGAGTGGTTCCTTCGGATTGCGGGGTGGACGCTGCATCACATTGGCTTCGGCTGCTTCGGCTTCAAAGGCGATCGTGCAGGCGGGATCGATGATTAGATGCAGGAAGGCAATATGAATCGGCAAAAGTACTAACGACCATTGCATAAAAATAGGAACTAAGGATATCCCTGCGATCGGCACATGAACCGCGAGGGTATAAGCCATACCTTTTTTAAGATTATCGAAAATGCGGCGACCTAACTTGACTGATTCCACAATCGAGGTGAAGTCATCATTCAGTAAAACTAAATCTGCGGATTCTCTCGCCACATCTGTACCTCTACCGCCCATCGCAATCCCAATGTGAGCCGCCTTAAGGGCAGGGGCATCATTGACACCATCGCCTGTCATCGCGACGATTTCACCGCTTTGCTTCAGGGCATTCACAATTAAGAGCTTTTGTTCAGGCACAACACGAGCAAAAATATTCGTACTCCGAATCCGCGATCGCAGTTGTTCTGCAGTCATTTGTTCGAGTTCTGCGCCCGTGATCACTTCCCCACTGGTTAGCCCAATTTGTTTAGCGATATTTTGCGCCGTTGAGGGGTAGTCACCCGTAATCATCACGACGCGAATTCCTGCCTGATAACATTCAGCGATCGCAGGGGCAACCGTAGGACGAACGGGATCGGTTAAGCCAACTAAACCAATAAATTCAAAATCAAAATCATGTTGGCGCAAAGGTAGGGAACCATCCGTAGGTGGTCGATGCCTTGGACTATTAGGAGAAAGGTAGCCCTTGGCAACACCAAGTACCCGTAACCCAGCCGCCGCCATGATATTTGCCTGTAGCTCCAAATCCGTGAGCATCTCAGGACTAAAATGGCAAAGATCAGCGATCGCTTCTGGTGCACCTTTCGCGGCGATTTCCTTTGCACCACCTGCGATGGGTTCCCAAACACAGGACATGGCACGTAACTCTCCTGACAAGGGATATTCACGTAAAGTATTCCAATCATCATGGAGATGTTCTGTACCTACTAGTAGCTGAGAACCAACCAATTTCAGAGCCTTTTCCATCGGGTCAAAAGGATCTTTACGACTGGCGAGAATGCCATATTCAATTAAGCGATGGAAATCCTCTGGCAAGGCTTCACGCTCATGCAAAGTGAGATCGTAAAAAGCAGGATTTTGCGAACCTTCTTGATAAACAAATAATTGCTGCACTGTCATTTGATTGAGGGTGAGCGTCCCTGTTTTGTCCACACAAAGCACCGTAGCCGAGCCAAGGGTTTCTACAACAGGAATGCGCCTTGTTAATACATTTTGCAACGAAAATCGCCATGCACCTAATGCTAAAAAGATGGCAAGAACTACAGGAATTTCATTGGGCAAAATCGCCATCCCCAGCGCTAAGCCAGCTAATACGCCATGCAACCAATCGCCGCGAGTAATTCCATAAATCACTACGGCAATGATACAAATAGCGATCGCAATAATCGTCAGTTGTTTAACAATCCGCCGCGTTTCCTGTTGCAGTTTAGAATCTTCCTGTTCAATCGTTTGTAGAGCCTTACCGATTTTGCCCATTTCCGTTTTTGAGCCAGTGGCTTGGACTTCAACGATCGCCTGTCCCTGCACAGCCAGAGTTCCCGAATAGACATAGGGCAAATCGTCACCACCAGACCGATTGACTGGTAGCGGCAAACTGTCATCCATTGCAACTTTTCGCACAGGCAGAGATTCCCCTGTTAAGAGCGATTCATCGACGGTGAGGTGCGTTGACCATAGCAATACACCATCCGCAGGAATGCGATCGCCTTCCGCAAGAACGATCAAATCTCCACGCACCACTTCTCGACCTGCGATCCGCTTGCGCTCGCCATCGCGAATGACAAGGGCGCGAGGACTAGATAGGTCTCGTAAAGCTTCAAGGGATTTCTCTGTTTTTTGTTCTTGATAGAGATTAATTCCCACAATAAAGAAGACAAAACCTAGCAATATCAATGCTTCCTGAGCATCACCGAGAAATAGATAAATCCCGCCACAACCAAGTAATAGTAAGAAAATTGGTTCGCTAGCGATTTCCCAAATGATTCCCCAAATATTGCGGCGATCACTAGCTGGCAATTCATTATATCCCTCAACTTGAAGGCGTTGGCAAACTTCCTGTTCTGAGAGTCCTGTTAACTCTTGTGGATTAATTACAGTGCTCATAGGTCTATCACCAACATTTTGTAAGAAGGAGCATAATCAACATTCGCGATCGCGAAGTATTTGATTATGCATCTGTTTCGATCTTATGCCAGTTCTATAAACGTTGCATCATGCTTGTTGTCACACAGCACTATTAATGAGAAGTATCGTCTATAGGAATCAGGAAAAGATAGAAATAGTAGCTAATATGGAAGTCTAATCGCTTTATATTGCAAGGCTTTCGCCTATAAAACTCGTCATATATAATCGCTTGTAATTTTCATACAGTAATTTGCTAAGTTTAGTAACTTTTTTTGTTTGTAGAGGCAATTAGTAAATTCATAGCAAAAGATGAAAATCTGAATGCATAAAATTTTTGGTTAAGTTTTTTGCAACGGCTATTTGTTTTTGGAGAGGTAGCTTTAAGCTTTGTGGTAAATAATTGCAAATTGCAAATTTTGATGTCAGTTTGAGGCTTTTAATGATGAATCGTTTAGCTGGTTTTGGGATGATCGCGGCTCTGTTGGCGGGTGTGCCGTCTATAATCATCGCCGAAGGCGTAAAGGCGCAAACGGTTCAAAATCGCAAAGCAGAAGCAGAGAGGCTTTTAGAGCAAGGAGTTAAGTTATATCAAGCTAGTCGTTATCAAGAAGCAATTCAAGTATTGGATTCGGCTCTAGGAATCTATCGCGAGATTAAACATCACACGGGTGAAGCAATTGCGCTGCTTGGTTTAGGTCTTGTTAACAAGAGTCTTGGGCAGTACCAGAAGGCAATTGATTACCACCAGCAATCCTTAGCAATCCAAAAGCAAATTGGTGATCGCGATGGTGAAGCAACGTCACTCAACAATCTGGGGGGTGCATACGATAGTCTCGGACAGTACCAGAAAGCGATTGATTTCTATCAGCAATCCTTAGCGATCCAAAAGCAAATTGGCGATCGCAAAGGTGAAGTTGATTTGCTCTTTAGCTTGGGTGATGCCTACAAAAATTTAGAACAGTATCAGAAAGCAATCGACTACTATCAGCAGTCCTTGGTAATCTATAAGCAAATCGGCGATCGCAAGAGCGAAG includes the following:
- the menA gene encoding 2-carboxy-1,4-naphthoquinone phytyltransferase encodes the protein MVKSLVDSPELSPKTSRKLWMAAIKLPMYSVAIVPIATGTAIAYRDTGAINWSIFLTFLVSAILILVWENLCNDVFDAETGIDVNKAHSVVNLTGKKNVIFAIANICLLAGISGVLAISWLQQDLFVVSAIAICCFLGYIYQGPPFRLGYQGLGEILCFFAFGPLGVSAAYYSQAKSWSVGSLAAAIIVGIITSLILFCSHFNQVADDLAAGKKSPVVRLGTKRSAQLLPWLCGVIYAITIAAIICNFFPIWTAIVLVSLPIAWNLCTFIGENHDQADLLLNCRFIAVALHFVVGSGLSISLIF
- the pds gene encoding 15-cis-phytoene desaturase; translation: MRVAIAGGGLAGLSCAKYLVDLGHQPILLERSNVLGGLVAAWKDADGDWIETGLHNFFGAYPNMLQLMGELNILDRLQWKRHALIFNQPEKPGVLSWFDVPDIPSPFNIIVSILRNNDMLTWEQKIRFAIGLIPAIIRGDDYVVSMDKYTFEEWLEMRGIGKDITTDIFIAVCKSLKFIDPDVISATIPLRALNKFLQQKDGSKIAYLDGAPPERLCQPIVDYVVAKGGEVHTGVALKEIVTDAEGNVEKLIVQGTDGSPSREILADAYVSAMSVDAFKNYIPDPWQGLPYFKQLDNLEGVPVISVQIWFDRKLTDIDHTLFSRSPLLSVYSDMSNSCKEYADPDKSMLELVFAPAADWIDRPNSEIVEATLNELAKLFPQHLPSPAKVLKSHVVKTPRSIYTATPGREQFRPSQATPIANFFLSGSYTAQPFFGSMEGAVLSGKLTAQEIHKASQSSNQKASQSSGSKVLGRTSNQNQSNPSVVSA
- a CDS encoding cation-translocating P-type ATPase encodes the protein MSTVINPQELTGLSEQEVCQRLQVEGYNELPASDRRNIWGIIWEIASEPIFLLLLGCGGIYLFLGDAQEALILLGFVFFIVGINLYQEQKTEKSLEALRDLSSPRALVIRDGERKRIAGREVVRGDLIVLAEGDRIPADGVLLWSTHLTVDESLLTGESLPVRKVAMDDSLPLPVNRSGGDDLPYVYSGTLAVQGQAIVEVQATGSKTEMGKIGKALQTIEQEDSKLQQETRRIVKQLTIIAIAICIIAVVIYGITRGDWLHGVLAGLALGMAILPNEIPVVLAIFLALGAWRFSLQNVLTRRIPVVETLGSATVLCVDKTGTLTLNQMTVQQLFVYQEGSQNPAFYDLTLHEREALPEDFHRLIEYGILASRKDPFDPMEKALKLVGSQLLVGTEHLHDDWNTLREYPLSGELRAMSCVWEPIAGGAKEIAAKGAPEAIADLCHFSPEMLTDLELQANIMAAAGLRVLGVAKGYLSPNSPRHRPPTDGSLPLRQHDFDFEFIGLVGLTDPVRPTVAPAIAECYQAGIRVVMITGDYPSTAQNIAKQIGLTSGEVITGAELEQMTAEQLRSRIRSTNIFARVVPEQKLLIVNALKQSGEIVAMTGDGVNDAPALKAAHIGIAMGGRGTDVARESADLVLLNDDFTSIVESVKLGRRIFDNLKKGMAYTLAVHVPIAGISLVPIFMQWSLVLLPIHIAFLHLIIDPACTIAFEAEAAEANVMQRPPRNPKEPLFDRRTLWLSLFQGLSVLVVLVIVYAIANYHGKFAPDVVLCSAGACGARGLVFTTLIVSNLAMILTNRSWTRTILSTMKVPNASIWWIISGAIVFLGLILYVPFLRQLFQFSYLQFEDLAIALLSGIASVIWFEFLKWRNS
- a CDS encoding Uma2 family endonuclease, which encodes MVIISGQRLPTAEELPHSDDTPVDNELQNHIPNLLLNILLSIWGDRQDWFFGVDMAVYYDPNKPQIVPDGFLAMGVPRNTGDRGRLSYLVWQEQYVLPKLVLEVVSEKYNGEYEKKLEDYQSIGVLYYVIYNPLAGKQSRYKQRQPLEVYQLVNQKYQLLTGNPVWLPEIGLAIGYEHADHANWEREWLFWYDETGQRYLTDREKIAAAESTILAMWEANEQERQANEQERQAKEKLENYLRSMGINPDDI